CAAAAACACAGATGCATTCTGGATCAGAATGGCCTGTTCGACCATCGATTGGATCAACGCCGTGGGGACTCATTTGGCTAGGTGTTTCATGGTCCATTCAGTGGTTCGGATATCTAGTCGTTGAGTTCATACCCTGGGTCGGAAGAGTATTAATATTCAATTGAAATGTCCTGATTCTCACTGCTGACTTTTGCAGTCAGTTGATCGTCTCCTACTTCAAGATGCAGGTAACTCTGATCACCCACCGGTTCTACGACGGAGACTCTCGATTTACTGATGTTTTCCTCGCCATCGGGAGGTACGATATTTTCGAGGCGGATTCCAAGCGTCATATTATTCGGTGCGTTCTCCAGCC
This portion of the Halalkalicoccus tibetensis genome encodes:
- a CDS encoding TOBE domain-containing protein, translating into MTLGIRLENIVPPDGEENISKSRVSVVEPVGDQSYLHLEVGDDQLTAKVSSENQDISIEY